A genomic stretch from Heptranchias perlo isolate sHepPer1 chromosome 28, sHepPer1.hap1, whole genome shotgun sequence includes:
- the c28h11orf54 gene encoding ester hydrolase C11orf54 homolog translates to MAARIEKSAFHVPTLEELCEVLQDGLKRNFTEVQVSVVDCPDLTQEPFTFAAAGLCGKPRIADVGGIPYLVPLPQTEKIYNLNTVAKEVELPGAFILGAGAASFKAVGVNAELMPNVSTEGDGKPEVNHSYSAKINPATGGCILEKYGEKYKTCDFALLANLFITEGKPGKVVEVRTSRRTGQSNFVSCMRETLEKHYGDKPVGMGGTFLIQKGKAKIHVMPEFSPCPLNSGEAVNNWLKFFDMSAPLICQSVFVSRDLGFDLRVEHTHCFSHHGEGGHYHYDTTPDTVEYVGYFLPAEHLYRIDRPKKTHKIGFD, encoded by the exons ATGGCTGCAAGGATTGAGAAGTCTGCATTTCATGTCCCAACTTTGGAGGAACTTTGTGAAG TGCTGCAGGATGGGTTGAAGAGAAACTTTACAGAGGTGCAGGTGTCAGTGGTGGACTGCCCAGATCTCACACAGGAACCGTTCACTTTTGCTGCTGCAG GGCTATGTGGGAAACCTCGAATAGCAGATGTGGGAGGAATTCCTTACCTTGTACCTCTTCCACAAACTGAGAAG ATCTATAATCTCAATACTGTTGCTAAGGAAGTGGAATTGCCTGGTGCCTTCATtcttggagcaggagcagcatcaTTTAAAGCTGTGGGTGTGAATGCAGAG cTTATGCCCAATGTCTCTACCGAAGGAGATGGCAAACCTGAGGTGAATCACAGTTACAGCGCCAAAATAAATCCGGCCACCGGTGGGTGTATCCTGGagaaatatggtgaaaagtacaAGACCTGTGATTTTGCACTACTGGCAAACTTGTTCATTACTGAGGGGAAACCAGGAAAG GTTGTTGAAGTAAGAACCAGCAGAAGAACAGGACAGAGTAACTTTGTGAGCTGCATGAGGGAAACACTTGAAAAACACTATGGAGATAAACCTGTAGGAATGGGAGGGACTTTCCTAATTCAGAAAGGAAAAGCTAAGATTCATGTTATG CCCGAGTTTTCTCCCTGTCCTCTGAACAGTGGTGAGGCTGTAAACAATTGGCTAAAATTCTTTGACATGAGTGCTCCTCTCATCTGCCAATCGGTGTTTGTGTCCCGGGACCTG GGATTTGACCTTCGAGTGGAGCATACCCATTGCTTCAGCCATCATGGAGAGGGTGGGCATTATCACTATGACACTACCCCAGACACTGTGGAATACGTGGGCTACTTCTTGCCAGCAGAACACCTTTATCGCATTGACCGGCCAAAGAAAACTCACAAAATAGGATTTGATTAG